In Mytilus trossulus isolate FHL-02 chromosome 14, PNRI_Mtr1.1.1.hap1, whole genome shotgun sequence, a genomic segment contains:
- the LOC134696693 gene encoding uncharacterized protein LOC134696693 — MEFKDGDHVVPDLQKLSKIKSIRLPRRSKASSKLRDYNNDFFNLYADSVCSDSYNVSDSSSSSFDEARMVPIGIPATLQCKKYNDTIMTYDFCTSDGDFDLDIKERIVVGCESSTRTETGKSKMNKKPVRKTSWRKVKKGQPQASSTMVESPSHSKHEMKRTLSRKDSGISESITSLQALEVSYDSHVPEPVNDRTFIVCSNNDSNTDEDDVCNIAAVSDNMQIDTVSSISAITQNISRRHEFKENIYVRNSFYNKNKGVPRTSTKARLRLTPKKTEKTRIATPNYSIASVRPVCSLPFTKLLRVLNKKCKKKQSTNCKIHNPILKKDMEREEIMMRMRYFKESFSNNTSDLRILANL; from the exons ATGGAATTTAAAGATGGTGATCATGTGGTACCTGACTTGCAAAAG CTGTCAAAGATTAAGTCAATCAGACTTCCTCGTAGATCAAAAGCATCGTCAAAACTTAGAGACTATAACAACGATTTCTTCAATCTTTACGCTGATAGTGTGTGCTCGGACTCTTATAACGTTTCAGACTCTAGTTCTTCTTCATTTGACGAGGCACGAATGGTACCCATAGGTATTCCAGCCACACTTCAATGCAAAAAGTATAACGATACTATCATGACTTATGATTTCTGCACCAGTGATGGAGATTTTGATTTAGACATCAAGGAACGGATAGTTGTTGGATGTGAAAGTAGCACACGCACTGAAACTGGTAAATCGAAGATGAACAAGAAACCAGTAAGAAAAACGTCTTGGAGGAAAGTGAAGAAAGGTCAACCACAAGCATCCTCAACCATGGTCGAATCACCGAGCCATTCAAAACACGAGATGAAACGTACATTAAGCAGGAAGGATTCTGGTATTAGTGAATCCATTACTTCACTACAAGCATTAGAAGTTTCATATGATTCACATGTACCGGAACCTGTGAATGATCGGACATTTATCGTTTGCAGTAACAATGATTCTAATACGGATGAAGATGATGTATGTAATATAGCGGCAGTTTCTGACAATATGCAAATAGATACCGTTTCTTCGATTAGTGCAATAACTCAAAATATATCACGTAGACACGAATTTAAAGAGAATATATATGTGCGGAATTCTTTTTACAATAAGAACAAAGGTGTTCCGAGAACAAGCACAAAAGCAAGGTTACGACTGACACCTAAAAAGACGGAGAAGACTAGAATCGCCACACCGAACTATTCGATTGCAAGTGTGCGTCCTGTTTGTTCACTTCCTTTTACCAAATTACTACGCGTGCTTAACAAAAAgtgtaaaaagaaacaaagtaCTAACTGCAAAATTCATAATCCGATTCTAAAGAAAGATATGGAAAGAGAAGAAATTATGATGAGAATGAGATATTTTAAAGAAAGTTTCAGTAATAACACGTCAGACCTTCGGATATTGGCCAATTTGTAG